The window GGGTGACCTTGAGCTTGCCGGAGTCGGTCGAGCCCGCGCTGTCGCTGTTGCCGATCAGCATGGTCTTGTCGTGGTCCTCGAGCGAATTCCAGGACACCGTCACGTAGTTGGCGCCGCGCACCACGTCCACCAGACCGTCGTGCTGCTGGTAGACCTTGCCGAAGTACTCCGGCAGGGAGCTGTCGGGATAGCGCCCGTCGGTGAGCGTGTTGTGGTCGATCCACACATGGGTGGAGCCGTAGACGACGACACCGTCGTACTCGGAGTTCCAGGCACCGGTCTTGTTGTCGTCGGTCGGGTCCCACTGCGGGAAGCAGTCGACCGGGGCCTCGATGGTGAGGTTCCGGACGATCACATTGTCGACGCCGCGGATCTGCAGGCTGCCGCCGCGGATCCCGGAGTCCCGGCCCACACCCACGATGGTGGTGTTGGCGGGCACACTCGCCTTGATCATCTTGTCCTGGTTGGCGGCGGAGGCGGCCCGCAGGGTCTCCTGCTCACCGCTGACCGGGGTGTCGTGCCCCCACACCGCGGGGTCGTAGTCGGCGAGGTACTGCTGGAAGTCGTACCCCTCGGCAGCAAGGGCGTCACAGCCCTCGGACACGGCGTCGATCACGCCCTTGACCTTGATGATCCTGGGCGCGGTGCCACTGACCGCGAGTGCGGCCTTGAACTCGGCCCAGGTGGACACGGTGTGGACGTTCGCCGAGTCGGCGGCCGAACCGCCGCTGGTCCCGGCGCCCTCCGAGGCCCAGCCGTCCCCGGCGGCGAGCACCTCGCGCCCGAGATCAGGGGACGACCCGGCCTGGGCGACCCCGGCACCGGTGACGCCGAGGACGAGCGAGACACAGCCGACCAGCGCGGCGGCTCTTCCTATGGCATGCCCATGCCATATCTGTGAGTTCATGATGCGGCTCTCTCTTCTCTACGCGGTAGGGGTTCGGTCAGGCGGCGGGCTGCGGCCAGGTGATCCACGACTGAGGGATCACCTCGTCCAGCCGCCGCACATCCCGCGGGCCGAGCACACGCGTACGCAGCAGCTCCCGTGCCACGAGCCGCGCCACCTCGATGGCCCCGGGCGGGTTGAAGTGCGTGTTGTCCTGCTCGGTGGCGGTCCAGTTGAAGTACTTCTTGGTCTCCTCGACCCCCAGCGACTGCCACAGGGCGAGCGACAGCGCCTGAAGGTCGAGCAGAGCGACCTGCTCCTCCTCGGCGAGCGAGCGCATCGCCGCCGGATAGTCGCCGTGACTGGGCAGAGCGTTGCCGTCACTGTCGAACCGCCGCCGCTCAACAGCGGTGGCCAGCACGGGCCTGGCGCCACGAGCCCGAGCGCCCTCGACATACAGCCGCAGATAGTCCTTGTACGTGGTCCAGGGCTCGGTATACCGAACGGGATCCGCGACCTTCTCGTCATTGTGAGCGAACTGGATCACCAGGAAATCGCCGGGCCGAATGGCCCCGAGAATGACGTCGAGCCGCCCTTCGTCGACGAAGCTCTTGGAACTCCG of the Streptomyces sp. NBC_00287 genome contains:
- a CDS encoding rhamnogalacturonan acetylesterase, translating into MSLSRRQVAGAVMAAVPLTFGTAHAGEQRGRTLFIAGDSTAAQKYADAAPETGWGMALPFFVRKGLAVSNHAVNGRSSKSFVDEGRLDVILGAIRPGDFLVIQFAHNDEKVADPVRYTEPWTTYKDYLRLYVEGARARGARPVLATAVERRRFDSDGNALPSHGDYPAAMRSLAEEEQVALLDLQALSLALWQSLGVEETKKYFNWTATEQDNTHFNPPGAIEVARLVARELLRTRVLGPRDVRRLDEVIPQSWITWPQPAA
- a CDS encoding pectate lyase family protein; protein product: MNSQIWHGHAIGRAAALVGCVSLVLGVTGAGVAQAGSSPDLGREVLAAGDGWASEGAGTSGGSAADSANVHTVSTWAEFKAALAVSGTAPRIIKVKGVIDAVSEGCDALAAEGYDFQQYLADYDPAVWGHDTPVSGEQETLRAASAANQDKMIKASVPANTTIVGVGRDSGIRGGSLQIRGVDNVIVRNLTIEAPVDCFPQWDPTDDNKTGAWNSEYDGVVVYGSTHVWIDHNTLTDGRYPDSSLPEYFGKVYQQHDGLVDVVRGANYVTVSWNSLEDHDKTMLIGNSDSAGSTDSGKLKVTLHHNRFEGIVERAPRVRFGQVDSYNNHFVVTGDQKFGYVFGIGASSQLNATDNAFSLAAGVSTGKVLKKWNEAPLTAANNYVNGKLTDLIAVHNAEIPAETLQSGAGWTPTLRTKVDHPRAVPGIVDHRAGAGRIC